ATTCGCGATGCCGAACGCAATTTGGCGGTGCTGGATTTCGTCGAGAAACACGCCGAACGGAAGGAATTTTCCTGGGGCCTGAGGCAGTTTCAGCCGCAACTGCTCATGATTCTGACCCGTGCGCGCGGAGCCCAGGCGGTGCAAGCCGATGATTACACGCTGGCCCTGCGCTTGATCGAAGAAGGGCTGGACCTAATCCGCGGCTTTTACCGCGAGCACGCCGGGGTCGAAGCGGCTGAAGAGAGCGGCGAGTTATTTTCTCTGGAGACCTGGCTTGAAGAGGTCCGCGCCAAACGCCCGTTGTCGCGCCGGGAACGGCTCGAACATGCCTTGCACGATGCGGTTAAATCGGAAGATTACGAGCGGGCCGCCAAAGTGCGCGATCAATTGCGCAATCTCCCGCCCGAGTAGCTTGGCGTTTTTTGGCCCAAAGGGCTCCGGCAAGCACTCCCAGGGCGAATGCGAACCCGGCTGAGGAATAAGGGTATTGGTGCATGACCTTATCGGCCGCCAAGGCACTGGAAATGGCATGCTGCTGGATTCGGCGGCAGCCATCCTTGAGCTGTTGGAGGCGCGCCGTGATGTCCAGCTTGTGCTTCTCTTGGAGACCGCTCCCAGCGGCTTGGGCGACTTCCTCAGCCCCCTGGACCACTAGCATTAAATTATCCACCAACTTCTCGAGTGAAGTCTCTTGTGAAATTAAATCTTTATAATACAACTCCATAACATTACGGGGGCGCGCCACTGCCCTTGTCGCCTCTTGGTTTCCTTATTGATTCTTAAGGCTAAACCCGCCGAAAAGCAACCTCTGGCCGCAACATCAGCGCGCGAATCAAGCTTGGGGCCAACGCAACTTTCTGCGTATGGGGTCTTGCACCCCGTGACCACGTAATCGAATTTGTGCCGGTCGTTAAGAGCAAGCGATAACTCAATGCGCCCCGCACTCATCAAATCCGCCCAAACGAGTCCGCCAAGCCGCTGGCTTAACCGCACCGTCATCGGCATTGGGCTCGCGTCGCTGTTCAGCGATTGGTCGCACGAGATGGCTACTACGGTGATGCCGGCTTTTCTGGCGACCATGGGCGTGGCGGCGATTTGGCTGGGGCTGATTGAAGGCGTTTCCGATGGGCTTTCCAGTTTCGCCAAAATGGGGTCGGGCTATTACACGGATGGTTTGCGGCGACGCAAACCGATTGCTGTTATCGGCTACGTCATGACTGCTCTAGGCACGGCCGCGTTCGGGCTGGCTACGGCTGCCTGGCATGTTCTGCTCGCCCGCGCGTTTGCGTGGCTTGGCCGAGGCGTTCGCACGCCAGTCCGGAAGGCCTTGCTGGCCTCAGCCATCACCCCGGAAACCTATGGCCGAGCCTTTGGTTTTGAGCGGATGATGGATACGCTCGGGGCAATTGTCGGGCCATTAAGCGCATTTGTTTTGCTGCAAGCCCTCAATCACAGGTACCCGCCTCTTTTCGCTTTGACCCTAATCCCAAGCCTGGTAGCCGCCGGCCTTATCACATTCCTTGTAAAAGAGAAGGACCGAAAGCCGGTTCCTCATATCTCGTTCGGCGCGCGGCTGCGCTCCTTGCCGCCCGCTTATCGGAAATTCGTGTTCGCGGTCGGCCTTTTTGGACTGGGCGCTTTCGCCCATACGCTCTTAATCCTGCTCGCGACCCAGAAGCTGACTCCCTCACTTGGTCCGGCTAAGGCCGCCAGCGCCGCTGTTGGTCTCTACGTTTTGCATAATGTCTTCTACGCGTCGTTCGCCTTTATAGGCGGCTGGCTTGGAGATCGCTTTTCCAAAAGATGGTTGCTTGCCGGCGGCTATCTCCTGGCAGCGGCGATGTCTCTTTGCATCATCATATTGCCGCTAACAATTTGGACGTTCGCCCTCATTTTCGTGCTGGGCGGAACCAACGCCGCCCTTGAAGAAACCCTGGAAGATTCCCTTTGCGCCGAACTGGTGGGCGAAGAACAGCATGGGATGGCGTTCGGGGTCCTGGCCACCGTGAACGGAATTGGCGACTTTTTTTCCAGCCTCGCCGTGGGCGTGTTGT
This genomic interval from Verrucomicrobiia bacterium contains the following:
- a CDS encoding UvrB/UvrC motif-containing protein, coding for IRDAERNLAVLDFVEKHAERKEFSWGLRQFQPQLLMILTRARGAQAVQADDYTLALRLIEEGLDLIRGFYREHAGVEAAEESGELFSLETWLEEVRAKRPLSRRERLEHALHDAVKSEDYERAAKVRDQLRNLPPE
- a CDS encoding MFS transporter; translated protein: MRPALIKSAQTSPPSRWLNRTVIGIGLASLFSDWSHEMATTVMPAFLATMGVAAIWLGLIEGVSDGLSSFAKMGSGYYTDGLRRRKPIAVIGYVMTALGTAAFGLATAAWHVLLARAFAWLGRGVRTPVRKALLASAITPETYGRAFGFERMMDTLGAIVGPLSAFVLLQALNHRYPPLFALTLIPSLVAAGLITFLVKEKDRKPVPHISFGARLRSLPPAYRKFVFAVGLFGLGAFAHTLLILLATQKLTPSLGPAKAASAAVGLYVLHNVFYASFAFIGGWLGDRFSKRWLLAGGYLLAAAMSLCIIILPLTIWTFALIFVLGGTNAALEETLEDSLCAELVGEEQHGMAFGVLATVNGIGDFFSSLAVGVLWTTVGISVAFGYSLVLSLLGAILVSTIRSRSRV